One part of the Granulicella arctica genome encodes these proteins:
- the rpoC gene encoding DNA-directed RNA polymerase subunit beta', with the protein MFRSSPFELTGPIADFDAIKIQLASPEKIRSWSHGEVTKPETINYRTFKPERDGLFCARIFGPITDWECLCGKYKRMKHRGVICDKCGVEVTLSKVRRERLGHIELASPCSHVWFFKGLPSRIGHLLDISLRELEAVLYFESYVVVDPGDAPVKEREVIKDETRFRELDQQYRPSGFKAMMGAEAIKELLKRVEIAELSIELRERMKTETSLQKKLKYSKRLKIVEAFKKSDNLPQWMILDVIPVIPPELRPLVPLDGGRFATSDLNDLYRRVINRNNRLKKLMDLHAPEVIVRNEKRMLQEAVDALFDNGRRGRVLRGANNRPLKSLSDTLKGKQGRFRQNLLGKRVDYSGRSVIVVGPELKLHQCGLPKKMALELFKPFIYHRLEQTGHCTTIKQAKEMVEMQEPIVWDILEEVIKDHPVLLNRAPTLHRLGIQAFEPVLVEGKAIKIHPLVCTAFNADFDGDQMAVHIPLSPEAQIEASVLMLASHNILSPASGQPITVPTQDLVLGIYYLTKSKVNAIGEGRVFANIEEIYMALEAKQVETLTPIRLRYTGQVLDMTTAYDDQDLNHTEPVEFNKQFINTTVGRAILNDALPEGMPYVNGLLKKKGIGQLINYCYLNLGLEVTVKTLDRVKDLGFTYATRSGLSVGLDDMVIPDSKYTVVGDAEKQVLVMQQQYLDGAITNGERSNKVIQMWSGVTERVADEMFNNMKRADKEGAMNPIYIMADSGARGSKQQIRQLSGMRGLMAKPSGEIIETPITANFREGLTVLQYFISTHGARKGLADTALKTADSGYLTRRLVDVAQDVIISHNDCGTVEGIYVTPIIEAGETIEPLRDRIIGRVSLEKLKDFEGKVIVDINEEIDEDKASAVQAAGIEKVKIRSVLTCESKRGVCILCYGRNLGSGKMVEMGEAVGVIAAQSIGEPGTQLTMRTFHIGGTASRVSDASHLEAKNAGTVRFINLVTVRSKEGGLVAFNRNGSLAIVDDKGREKERYAVVYGAKLKIEDGAQVAQGDRLGEWDPYTFSLLTEIAGTVQFKDLQEGVTLNEEVDEVTGLSRLVVADSPDEKRQPAIIIKSAQGNKRYLMPSRAHLMVADGDEIFPGDILAKIPRETTRTKDITGGLPRVVELFEARKPRDPAIISKIDGVVRFGEVSKGQRKVYVTADNGQEEEYSVPRGTYVNVQEGERLRAGDALIDGPRNPHDILEVLGERALQQYLVNEIQEVYRLQGVTISDKHIETIVRQMLRWVKIEEVGDTTFLVDQQTDRFRFNAENQRVLMTGGRPAIGRSLLLGITKASLSTDSFISAASFQETTRVLTEASINGSIDTLRGLKENVIVGRLIPAGTGMEYYRNVQLSPELEEAAAQVQQEVTAAIEAEERELEQMRMEGEQEELAAE; encoded by the coding sequence ATGTTCCGCTCCAGCCCCTTTGAACTAACCGGCCCGATCGCCGACTTCGACGCTATCAAGATCCAGCTCGCCAGCCCCGAGAAGATCCGCAGCTGGTCACACGGCGAAGTCACCAAGCCCGAGACCATCAACTACCGCACCTTCAAGCCCGAACGCGACGGCCTCTTCTGCGCCCGCATCTTCGGACCCATTACCGACTGGGAGTGTCTCTGCGGCAAGTACAAGCGCATGAAGCACCGCGGCGTCATCTGCGACAAGTGCGGCGTCGAGGTCACCCTCTCGAAGGTCCGTCGCGAGCGCCTCGGCCACATCGAGCTCGCCAGCCCCTGCTCGCACGTCTGGTTCTTTAAGGGCCTCCCCTCGCGCATCGGCCACCTGCTCGACATCAGCCTGCGTGAGCTCGAGGCTGTCCTTTACTTCGAGTCCTACGTCGTCGTCGATCCAGGCGACGCACCCGTCAAGGAGCGCGAGGTCATCAAGGACGAGACCCGCTTCCGCGAGCTCGACCAGCAGTACCGTCCCTCCGGCTTCAAGGCCATGATGGGCGCTGAAGCGATCAAGGAACTCCTCAAGCGCGTCGAAATCGCCGAGCTATCGATTGAGCTGCGCGAGCGCATGAAGACCGAGACCTCGCTCCAGAAGAAGCTTAAGTACTCCAAGCGTCTCAAGATCGTCGAGGCCTTCAAGAAGTCCGACAACCTGCCCCAGTGGATGATCCTCGACGTGATCCCCGTGATCCCACCCGAGCTGCGTCCCCTCGTTCCGCTCGACGGCGGTCGCTTCGCCACGTCCGACCTCAACGACCTCTATCGCCGCGTCATCAACCGCAACAACCGCCTCAAGAAGCTGATGGACCTCCACGCACCTGAGGTCATCGTCCGCAACGAGAAGCGTATGTTGCAGGAGGCCGTCGATGCACTCTTCGACAACGGCCGCCGTGGCCGCGTCCTCCGTGGCGCGAACAATCGTCCTCTCAAGTCGCTCTCCGACACCCTCAAGGGCAAGCAGGGCCGCTTCCGTCAGAACCTCCTCGGCAAACGCGTTGACTACTCCGGCCGTTCGGTCATCGTCGTCGGTCCCGAGCTGAAGCTGCACCAGTGCGGTCTCCCCAAGAAGATGGCGCTCGAGCTCTTCAAGCCCTTCATCTACCACCGCCTCGAGCAGACCGGCCACTGCACCACCATCAAGCAGGCTAAAGAGATGGTCGAAATGCAGGAGCCCATCGTCTGGGACATCCTCGAAGAGGTCATCAAAGATCACCCGGTCCTGTTGAACCGCGCCCCGACCCTCCATCGCCTCGGTATTCAGGCGTTTGAGCCGGTGCTTGTCGAAGGTAAGGCGATCAAGATCCATCCGCTCGTCTGCACCGCCTTCAACGCGGACTTCGACGGCGACCAGATGGCCGTCCACATCCCGCTCTCGCCTGAGGCCCAGATCGAAGCCAGCGTACTCATGCTCGCTTCGCACAACATCCTCTCGCCCGCCAGCGGTCAGCCCATCACGGTCCCCACGCAGGACCTCGTGCTCGGCATCTACTACCTCACCAAGTCGAAGGTCAACGCCATCGGTGAGGGCCGCGTCTTCGCCAACATCGAAGAGATCTACATGGCCCTCGAGGCCAAGCAGGTCGAGACCCTCACGCCCATCCGCCTGCGCTACACCGGCCAGGTATTGGACATGACCACCGCCTACGACGACCAGGACCTCAACCACACCGAGCCGGTCGAGTTCAACAAGCAGTTCATCAACACCACCGTCGGTCGCGCCATCCTCAACGATGCGCTCCCCGAGGGTATGCCCTACGTCAATGGCCTTCTCAAGAAGAAGGGCATCGGCCAGCTCATCAACTACTGCTACCTGAACCTCGGTCTTGAAGTCACCGTCAAGACCCTCGATCGCGTCAAGGACCTCGGCTTTACCTATGCCACGCGCTCCGGCCTCTCGGTCGGGCTCGACGACATGGTCATCCCCGACTCCAAGTACACCGTCGTCGGCGATGCCGAAAAGCAGGTCCTCGTCATGCAGCAGCAGTACCTCGACGGTGCCATCACCAACGGTGAGCGCTCCAACAAGGTCATCCAGATGTGGTCGGGAGTCACCGAGCGCGTCGCCGATGAGATGTTCAACAACATGAAGCGTGCCGACAAGGAAGGAGCCATGAACCCGATCTACATCATGGCCGACTCCGGTGCTCGTGGCTCCAAACAGCAGATTCGTCAGCTCTCCGGTATGCGTGGTTTGATGGCCAAGCCCTCGGGCGAAATTATCGAGACTCCCATCACCGCGAACTTCCGCGAAGGTCTCACCGTGCTTCAGTACTTCATCTCGACCCACGGCGCCCGTAAGGGTCTCGCGGATACCGCGCTGAAGACCGCTGACTCGGGTTACCTCACTCGCCGTCTCGTCGACGTCGCGCAGGATGTCATCATCTCGCACAACGACTGCGGCACCGTCGAAGGCATCTACGTCACCCCGATCATCGAAGCCGGCGAGACCATCGAGCCCCTGCGCGACCGCATCATTGGCCGCGTCTCGCTCGAGAAGCTCAAGGACTTCGAGGGCAAGGTCATCGTCGACATCAACGAAGAGATCGACGAAGACAAGGCCTCCGCAGTGCAGGCAGCCGGTATCGAGAAGGTCAAGATCCGCTCCGTCCTCACCTGCGAATCCAAGCGCGGCGTCTGCATCCTCTGCTACGGCCGCAACCTCGGCTCCGGCAAGATGGTGGAGATGGGCGAGGCCGTCGGCGTCATCGCGGCACAGTCCATCGGCGAGCCCGGAACCCAGCTCACCATGCGTACCTTCCACATCGGTGGAACGGCATCACGCGTCTCCGACGCCTCGCACCTCGAGGCCAAGAACGCCGGTACCGTCCGCTTCATCAACCTCGTCACCGTCCGCTCCAAGGAAGGTGGCCTGGTGGCCTTCAACCGCAACGGCTCACTCGCCATTGTGGATGATAAGGGCCGCGAGAAGGAGCGTTACGCCGTCGTCTACGGCGCCAAGCTCAAGATCGAAGATGGCGCACAGGTAGCTCAGGGCGATCGCCTCGGCGAGTGGGACCCCTACACCTTCTCCCTCCTCACCGAAATCGCCGGAACCGTCCAGTTCAAGGACCTCCAGGAAGGCGTCACCCTCAACGAAGAGGTCGACGAAGTCACCGGGCTCTCCCGCCTCGTGGTCGCCGACTCCCCAGACGAGAAGCGTCAGCCCGCCATCATCATCAAGTCGGCACAGGGTAACAAGCGTTATCTCATGCCATCGCGCGCCCACCTCATGGTCGCCGACGGCGATGAGATCTTCCCCGGAGACATCCTCGCGAAGATCCCGCGTGAAACCACCCGTACCAAGGACATCACCGGTGGTCTCCCACGCGTCGTCGAACTCTTCGAGGCCCGCAAGCCCCGCGATCCCGCGATCATCTCCAAGATCGACGGTGTCGTCCGCTTCGGCGAAGTCTCGAAGGGGCAGCGCAAGGTCTACGTCACCGCCGACAACGGCCAGGAAGAGGAGTACAGCGTTCCTCGCGGTACCTACGTCAACGTGCAGGAAGGCGAACGCCTCCGTGCCGGTGATGCCCTCATCGACGGTCCCCGCAACCCGCACGACATCCTCGAGGTCCTCGGAGAGCGCGCTCTCCAGCAGTACCTCGTCAACGAAATCCAGGAAGTCTACCGCCTGCAGGGCGTTACCATCTCCGATAAGCACATCGAAACCATCGTTCGTCAGATGCTTCGCTGGGTCAAGATCGAAGAGGTCGGCGACACCACCTTCCTTGTCGATCAGCAGACGGACCGCTTCCGCTTCAACGCCGAGAACCAGCGCGTTCTCATGACCGGTGGCCGTCCCGCCATCGGCCGCTCGCTCCTCCTTGGCATCACCAAGGCGTCGCTCTCGACCGACAGCTTCATCTCGGCCGCCAGCTTCCAGGAGACCACCCGTGTTCTGACCGAAGCCAGCATCAACGGCTCCATCGACACGCTCCGTGGCCTCAAGGAGAACGTCATCGTAGGCCGCCTCATCCCCGCCGGAACCGGCATGGAGTACTACCGCAACGTCCAACTCTCCCCAGAGCTCGAAGAAGCGGCAGCCCAGGTCCAGCAGGAAGTGACCGCAGCCATCGAAGCCGAAGAACGCGAGCTAGAGCAGATGCGCATGGAAGGCGAACAAGAAGAACTAGCCGCCGAGTAA